In Piscinibacter lacus, one DNA window encodes the following:
- a CDS encoding lysylphosphatidylglycerol synthase transmembrane domain-containing protein, translating to MRAVDEHAASREDRATPRPRWLRLAGAAALAASLYALVLGLWQADALAAAWDKLRPGTVLAVVGLCWLNYLLRGWRWWAWLAQNGCRLKLRRAMRLYLCGYAFTATPGNVGEALRGTWVRPGEPMRALGIFGAERLADLFALLLLSLAAAPVLWPALRGRLSDWGSHHREEMLPHMIELLALAGDGVLLAVLLGLSALLMAGGLALILSLRRWWPTWLAEAGRCLRVRPWRWLLSTLLAWGGQGLAVWLLARDLALPLDLGLATGYYAAAMVGGAVSALPAGLGSMEALLTALLVASGAALAPALVLVLLVRLFTLWQAIVAGALILAWSLFVLKDPRLH from the coding sequence ATGAGGGCGGTCGACGAGCACGCCGCAAGCCGCGAGGACCGCGCCACCCCCCGCCCGCGCTGGCTGCGCCTGGCCGGCGCTGCGGCCCTGGCGGCCAGCCTGTACGCCCTGGTGCTGGGCCTGTGGCAGGCCGATGCGCTGGCCGCCGCCTGGGACAAGCTGCGCCCCGGCACCGTGCTGGCCGTGGTCGGCCTGTGCTGGCTGAACTACCTGCTGCGCGGCTGGCGCTGGTGGGCCTGGCTGGCACAGAATGGCTGCCGCCTGAAGCTACGCCGCGCGATGCGGCTGTACCTCTGCGGCTATGCCTTCACGGCCACGCCGGGCAATGTCGGCGAGGCGCTACGCGGCACCTGGGTGCGGCCGGGCGAGCCGATGCGCGCGCTGGGCATCTTCGGCGCCGAGCGTCTGGCCGATCTCTTCGCCCTGCTGCTGCTGAGCCTGGCCGCCGCCCCGGTGCTGTGGCCGGCGCTGCGCGGCCGCCTGAGCGACTGGGGCAGCCACCACCGCGAGGAAATGCTGCCGCACATGATCGAGCTGCTGGCCTTGGCCGGCGACGGCGTGCTGCTGGCGGTGCTGCTCGGCCTGTCGGCCCTGCTGATGGCCGGCGGCCTGGCCCTGATCCTGAGCCTGCGCCGCTGGTGGCCGACCTGGCTGGCCGAGGCCGGCCGCTGCCTGCGGGTGCGGCCCTGGCGCTGGCTGCTGAGCACGCTGCTGGCCTGGGGCGGCCAGGGCCTGGCCGTCTGGCTGCTGGCACGCGATCTGGCCCTGCCGCTGGACCTGGGCCTGGCCACCGGCTACTACGCTGCGGCGATGGTGGGCGGTGCCGTCAGCGCCCTGCCCGCCGGCCTGGGCTCGATGGAAGCGCTGCTGACGGCCCTGCTGGTGGCCAGCGGCGCCGCGCTGGCGCCCGCCCTGGTGCTGGTGCTGCTGGTGCGGCTGTTCACGCTCTGGCAGGCCATCGTGGCCGGCGCGCTCATCCTGGCCTGGAGCCTCTTCGTCCTCAAGGATCCGCGGCTGCATTGA
- a CDS encoding decaprenyl-phosphate phosphoribosyltransferase: MSSTLKALIRLMRPHQWPKNAFVLAGAFFTHTWDEAATLQRVLVATLAFCLASSLVYLLNDWVDREADARHPTKCRRPLASGQVGAKGALGLGLALAAGLLACVIGQPVLALLIGLYLLINIAYSFKLKHVAVIDVCLISAGFMLRLLAGTVAVGIPPSRWLLVTGLFVTLFLGFSKRRAEASHDAASQRRVMKQYSLPLLDTYVAMAMTATLVTYGLYATSPETQALHGERLVYSLPLVVFGMLRFTQRVHGGQGEDAASDIARDPWLIAALLGWAAVFVIGR, from the coding sequence ATGTCGAGCACCTTGAAGGCCCTGATCCGATTGATGCGGCCCCATCAGTGGCCGAAGAACGCCTTCGTGCTGGCCGGTGCCTTCTTCACCCACACCTGGGACGAGGCCGCCACCCTGCAACGCGTGCTGGTGGCCACCCTGGCCTTCTGCCTGGCATCCAGCCTGGTCTACCTGCTCAACGACTGGGTCGACCGCGAAGCCGACGCCCGCCACCCCACCAAGTGCCGCCGCCCGCTCGCCAGCGGCCAGGTCGGCGCGAAGGGCGCGCTGGGCCTGGGCCTGGCACTGGCAGCCGGCCTGCTGGCCTGCGTGATCGGCCAGCCGGTGCTGGCCCTGCTGATCGGCCTCTACCTGCTGATCAACATCGCCTACTCCTTCAAGCTCAAGCATGTGGCGGTGATCGACGTCTGCCTCATCAGCGCCGGCTTCATGCTGCGCCTGCTGGCGGGTACGGTGGCGGTGGGCATCCCGCCCTCGCGCTGGCTGCTGGTCACCGGGCTCTTCGTCACGCTCTTCCTCGGCTTCAGCAAGCGCCGGGCCGAGGCCTCGCATGACGCCGCCTCGCAGCGCCGGGTGATGAAGCAGTACAGCCTGCCGCTGCTCGACACCTATGTGGCGATGGCCATGACGGCCACCCTGGTCACCTACGGCCTCTACGCCACCAGCCCCGAGACCCAGGCCCTGCACGGCGAGCGCCTGGTCTACAGCCTGCCGCTGGTCGTCTTCGGCATGCTGCGCTTCACCCAGCGCGTGCACGGCGGCCAGGGCGAGGACGCAGCCTCCGACATCGCCCGCGACCCCTGGCTGATCGCCGCCCTGCTGGGCTGGGCCGCGGTCTTCGTGATCGGGCGATGA
- a CDS encoding SapC family protein, producing MNPTPTLYMQPQLLDRNQHRGKRLQPVADWSVAARMTAVPVASSEFPELCKEYLIGFVTAPAAAGQPGAQPTVAPVVVLGLRDQENLFVAEDGSWDARYQPAFLRRYPLGYAATGENQRSVIVDTAWPGFNEQAGELLLQDDGQPSPWLAQQMKFLDAFEVELQRTRVLCNVLVQHQLLKSVNLDVTLPGGQKQTVAQIQVIDETKLRALPEATLAELLRNGAIGLMHAHLISTSNAVRLTERLSRRQAAARG from the coding sequence ATGAACCCGACCCCGACGCTTTACATGCAGCCGCAATTGCTCGACCGCAATCAGCACCGCGGCAAGCGCTTGCAGCCGGTGGCGGATTGGTCGGTTGCCGCGCGCATGACGGCGGTGCCGGTGGCATCCAGCGAGTTTCCGGAGCTGTGCAAGGAATACCTGATCGGCTTCGTCACCGCGCCGGCCGCCGCCGGCCAGCCCGGTGCGCAGCCGACGGTGGCGCCGGTGGTGGTGCTGGGCCTGCGCGATCAGGAGAATCTGTTCGTGGCCGAGGACGGCAGTTGGGATGCGCGCTACCAGCCCGCCTTCCTGCGCCGCTATCCCCTGGGCTATGCCGCCACGGGCGAGAACCAGCGCAGCGTGATCGTCGACACCGCCTGGCCCGGCTTCAACGAGCAGGCCGGCGAGCTGCTGCTGCAAGACGACGGCCAGCCAAGCCCCTGGCTGGCGCAGCAAATGAAGTTCCTCGACGCCTTCGAAGTGGAACTGCAACGCACCCGGGTGCTGTGCAACGTGCTGGTCCAGCATCAGTTGCTGAAGTCGGTGAACCTGGACGTGACCCTGCCGGGCGGCCAAAAGCAGACCGTCGCGCAGATCCAGGTGATCGACGAGACCAAGCTGCGCGCCCTGCCCGAGGCCACCCTGGCCGAGCTGCTGCGCAATGGCGCGATCGGCCTGATGCATGCGCACCTGATCTCCACCAGCAATGCCGTGCGCCTGACCGAGCGGCTGAGCCGGCGGCAGGCGGCAGCGCGCGGCTGA
- a CDS encoding symmetrical bis(5'-nucleosyl)-tetraphosphatase — protein sequence MLYAVGDIQGCATALSQLLQRVDFSPSRDRLVVLGDMVNRGPDSLGTLRMLAAFGDAVQCLLGNHDLHALALSQGMRRPHRQDTLAPLLADAEAPRWIDWLRHQPLALQAGGWLMVHAGLPPAWDAEIALREAEAVAERLRAPDWRDFLAVMYGKQPDLWDPQRRGDERLRYAVNALTRIRYVHVADGRLDFELKESADRAPPGLLPWFEVPGRASAGTPIAFGHWSTLGLIDRPALLALDTGCVWGGRLSLACLTPGARRIVQVDCPQACAPGAAASR from the coding sequence ATGCTTTATGCCGTCGGTGACATCCAGGGTTGTGCGACCGCTTTGTCGCAACTTTTGCAGCGGGTTGATTTCTCGCCCTCGCGCGACCGCCTCGTCGTGCTGGGCGACATGGTCAACCGCGGGCCCGATTCGCTGGGCACGCTGCGCATGCTGGCCGCGTTCGGCGATGCGGTGCAGTGCCTGCTCGGCAACCACGACCTGCATGCCCTGGCCCTCAGCCAGGGCATGCGCCGCCCGCACCGGCAGGACACCCTGGCCCCCCTGTTGGCCGATGCCGAGGCGCCGCGCTGGATCGACTGGCTGCGCCACCAGCCCCTGGCCCTTCAGGCCGGCGGCTGGCTGATGGTGCATGCCGGCCTGCCGCCCGCCTGGGATGCCGAGATCGCCCTGCGCGAAGCCGAGGCTGTGGCCGAGCGCCTGCGCGCGCCGGACTGGCGCGACTTCCTCGCGGTGATGTACGGCAAGCAGCCCGACCTCTGGGATCCGCAGCGCCGCGGCGACGAGCGCCTGCGTTATGCCGTCAATGCCCTGACCCGCATCCGCTACGTGCATGTGGCCGACGGCCGGCTGGATTTCGAGCTGAAGGAAAGTGCCGACCGGGCCCCGCCCGGCCTGTTGCCCTGGTTTGAGGTGCCGGGCCGGGCCAGCGCCGGCACGCCGATCGCCTTCGGCCACTGGTCCACCCTGGGCCTGATCGACCGGCCCGCGCTGCTCGCACTGGACACCGGCTGCGTCTGGGGCGGCCGGCTCAGCCTGGCCTGCCTGACGCCCGGCGCCCGCCGCATCGTGCAAGTCGACTGCCCGCAGGCCTGCGCGCCAGGTGCCGCGGCCTCGCGGTGA
- a CDS encoding LexA family protein — protein MQPDAAPRPVWQLDQTLRAGFPSPALDEGAPRIDLNEVLVRHPEATFVMRVAGDSMREAGIDEGDTVVVDRAIRPAHGMVVVAVFDGEFTVKRLELRAGRPRLLAANPSYPAIEPREGQTLEIWGVVAHCIKSFVPMEGKAGWAA, from the coding sequence TTGCAGCCAGACGCTGCACCCCGCCCGGTCTGGCAGCTTGACCAAACCCTGCGGGCCGGCTTCCCCTCCCCAGCCCTGGATGAGGGCGCGCCCCGCATCGACCTCAATGAAGTCCTCGTCCGGCACCCGGAGGCCACCTTCGTCATGCGGGTGGCCGGAGACTCCATGCGGGAGGCCGGCATCGACGAGGGCGACACCGTGGTTGTCGACCGGGCCATCCGCCCAGCCCACGGCATGGTGGTGGTGGCCGTCTTCGATGGAGAGTTCACCGTCAAGCGGCTGGAACTCCGGGCAGGCCGACCACGGCTTCTGGCAGCCAACCCCAGCTATCCCGCCATCGAGCCCCGCGAGGGGCAGACCTTGGAGATCTGGGGCGTGGTGGCGCACTGCATCAAGTCCTTTGTGCCGATGGAGGGCAAGGCAGGCTGGGCAGCTTGA